The nucleotide window GAAACCAagcaaaagaaattaaaattaaatccattaaaacaagaaaagagattCTCAGAAAGGCCTGGGAGGTTTCTCAAGAACAGCAGAAAAAAACACCTCTGATTCATCCTTATCCACCTTTGGTACAACAACCCATTTATGTTTCTTATACCTCAACATCCTAAAAGCCTCCAAATAATCCTCCAAATCATCCTTAGCACAAAAGAAACTATCAATCCACAACAATCCTCCAGGCCTCAAAACTCTGTCCCAGTCATACAACACAAAGTCCAAAAGTATGAAATCAATCCACCCATCAAGAAATCTTGTGCTATGTATGATGTCCAATGTGTTGTCAAAGAAAGGAAGCCTCTGATTTATGGTTAAATACAATGGAAGGAGACCTCTCAGAGCTATCATCTCACTGAATGGAGCTCCAAGATTAATGGTAGCTGTAACAATGGAGACATTAAACTCTCTCATCCTTGCAGCAAAAGTCCCAGTTCCAGCACTGAAATCCAATCCTATCCTTATCTCCCCTGGTTTAATCTTCAATACATCTTCAATGAGGAAATCAGGAGTTGAGTTTGAGGAAGGATCAAAGTAGATGACTTGCATCCATCTTGGTTTTTCATGGTGTGTGAGATTGAAGCAATCTGAGCACTTGAAGAAGCCTTTCCCAGTTGCATTTCTAGCAAGACAAGCAAAATTTTTGCATCTGTAATGGCTCCATCTCACGTTGTGATCTTCAGGGAGCTTCCAAATGGATTCATTGATGGGTGAAGGCTTAGTATAAAGTTTTGGGGCTCTTGCAAAGCATCTTCTTCTTGGAAGTGGATCACAACCATGAACCATGAGTTTCTGAGCTACTTTCCAGTCATCTTTGCAGAAATCCCCAACATCATAGTCCATGTACTCTTCAAGCTCTTCTTTCATGGAGAAACATGCATGGCCAATGCTTGTGAATGTGCTATTTGCTCCCATAAAGTTTTGTTTTCCTAATCTGTTTGGTTTCAGCTTCACATACTTCCTTATCTCTTCAATCAGGAAGAACTCCATTGCTTCATTGTAGCTCTCTCCACTTCTTGACAGTGGATGTGCACTTCCACTTCCACTCACACTTAAACTCTCCTTTTGAGATTTGATGTTTAAGACTGAGATTCTAAGTGAACCAAGTTGGAATAAGATTTCTGTGAGGAAAGCTGTgtgtttttcttcatctttgtccATGTTCTTCAACTCTGTGATGATTTTGTCCATGATGTTGTCTATGATCTTGGTGGCATCTTGTGTTTGATCTTCAGAGATTGTGGTGGTGAAGAGGGAGCTGTGAGGATAGAACCTGGAGAGCGTGAGAATGCTGAGAATGAGAGCAAGTATTGCAAAGAGGAGAGTGAATGCATATACTCCTTTCTTCAATCTGAATCTCATGTTCAGTTTCATTGTTATGGatcaaaaacaatgaaagatGAAGTGAAATTAGAGGAAAGAGAATGAGAATGATCAAGTAAAAAACTTTAGAAAAATTGAACTGTGTTGACTTGAGAACATATTTTAGTTAGAAGAAGACTTGGAGATTGGAGCCATGAAGTTCAAGTGGGTGTATTTAAAtgatttggtttggttttctaagatttttatattgtttgatatatatattggaaatgGTGGGAGTTTACAAGTGTTACTCCTGAGTTGAATGATTAATTTTCAACCTGGTCCGTAAGTTAGatgattaattttgaatttgtatttttttttttaaaaggtgaataaaacacatgcattaaatagaaaaaagagCGATACAAGACCCGTCAGATCTAGTGGTCAAAGTAACCAACAACAAAATAAGACTAACCCACTAGACATGGGCACAAAATCACACCCAAAGCCGAAACAACAGGCCCGAACACCTTGACACACAAGAACTACCCCCTGCCCTGAACAGAGTCACCCTCACCGGGAGCATCTCCACCGGTGGGATCATCACGATGCCCCGAAAATGCCAAGCTGTGATGAATAGTAGAAGCGTGCTCCACAAGCTTCGCCTGCTCGGAAGAAGGGGCTTTGAGGAGTTCGTCGCCAGTACATTTCTTCTTGATCGACTGGGGAGGTTATGGTACAAAGTCTGCATCTTCAGTCCACCTAGACGACGGCTTTTTCTGTCATTCGCTCCTTTTAGCTCCTGGAGGTTGAGGTTGCTAGTCTTCAACTGCCTCAGAACGAAGGCCAGGCAAAAGCGATCTGATAGTCTTCTCAAACTCAGATTCGGACTCATCAGTCCCATAATCTACTTCTGGGAGATCTCCTCTAGAAGCAGAGTCACCAAGCGAGTGCTCATTAGGAATGTCGCCATCAGAACCCCCTGTAGTAGCTAAATGAGGAACTGGAAATCTAGAATTTGGAAGTACAGAGTCAGAGGATTCTAGTAAGACCGAACCAACACTTGGAACAAGTGATCACAACCCAGCAATAAACTGCCAATTGAACCCAAATCAGCCCCTGGAACCCCTAAAAATAGATCCTCAGAATTAAACCCAGAACGGCCTTCATTGCAATTCTTATCACCCAACATATCCACCACCACCCCATTCGACCCAACGCCCACACTCAATGGATTCCCAGCCGCTTTAGTTGGGTCAGGACCCAAAGTCTCAAGGTCCACCACTGAAGTATTGGGCCGAACAGAGGGCCTACCACTGTCCAAACCGGGCCTGACCAGATCAGGTTCAAGCCGGTCTAGTCCAGTGACACCATCTACCAAGCTCGGCCCATCATGCGTAGGAAGGCCCACAGAAGCAGCCTCTTTCTCCAACTGCATAATGGGACTGAGCTTCCCTCCATGGGCCGGCTCCAAAGCAGCAATAGCGGAGTCCAATAAAGCCATCCCTTTAGAAGAATCACCCACCTCACATGCCGACAGGTCACCAATAGGCTGATGAGACACCTTAATCCACTGGCCCAATGGCGGATCGACATCGCAATTTCGCAAACCGCTTGGATGGTCGGCATGTTGCTAtatataacacttggtattttcataaaaaaaattgatacttATGGAAATATAAGTGATAATATTTATACTTATTGGATGGagaaatttcttttatatatatatatatatatatataatttttttgtcaagaTGAACGGCTAGGTAGCTAAGAAAGAATTCAAACTCATGATTCGAACTCTCAACACTTATAAATGATTCTAATAGAAACTCAGCTACCAATAGACTATTTAATCGTTGGTTCATATCTATGATGTTTGGTGCTACATCTTAGTCTATTGTTGCCCATTTGTAATACATTTATGAAAGTTTataattttgcaaatttttCATCATGTTCCGccataaaattgaaattaactGCCGGACACTTGCAAAACATGTGTGCATGATCAATTGACGTATATGTACTTATGTGTAAAATATAAGTGAAGTCCACAATTAATCACTGGTACCTTATACTAATCTCTTTATTTGATtgcataatattaaataaaacattatatttacAAAGAATATTGATTAAGCGTGAGTTGAACGTTGTATaagttttcaaatatataagaGAAAGTGTTCTCTGGGACATACATCCCCACAAAATATAAAGGAAAAGAGGGTTGAAAGGAGAGAGATAATTTGGTTGGTGAATAGTGCAGTGAACAGCCCAACCTGGGGACATTCACAAAAGTcagtttattataatatattttttaaaaaaaaatcatcaccataaaataaattagtgtCAAagtaggctttttttttttaaatattgcttttttttaattaagtactagaataggtatttttagaattatttaccaaactaggcatttttatttttttttaatattaaattttaaatttttttaatagttgtgggttccactggttttctaatattaaaatattttttttaaaattggcaGGTCCcactaatttttaatattaaaatttatatttttaaaactgggatgggtcctactagttttttttttaattaaaaacaattttacactaaatctcttatcatttcataaaattttttacaactagttttattcccacttctactttcatgatgaagaaaattttttacACTAAATCCCTTATCGTGAAGAAAATTCTTTCATAGTAGATGAAATGGCACCACCTCAGTATGGTGGTATAGCTGGCAGTTATCGCATTGATTTAAGAAAACAATGGTGTGACTGCGGTGAGTTTCAAACATTTCATTTTCCTTGTCGCCATGTTCTTGCAGCGTGTGCATACATTCATCTACATTGGCAGGTATACGTAGATAATGTTTATAGGCTTGCgacaatttttaatgtatatcataaagagtttcaaccaatgtcaaatgAGAGATACTGGAACCCCTATAATGGTCCACGTCTCTGTACTGATCTTACAATGCGAAGACCACTTTCAGGGCGCCCAAAATCCACCAGAATTCGTAATGAGATGGACATAAGGGAGGGCGGTCAGCCAAAGCGTTGTGGTCTATATCGTAATGCAGGTCATAATCGTCGAAATTGTCCGAATGCAGCTGGTCCAAGTCATATGtcgtaatataatttaaatattgtatttgttgaataagtttataatatatgtaattgttttcgTTCATTAATAATTTCGAGTGAGTTTATTTTAGTGAAAGTAGAAGTGGAAATAAAActagttgtaaaaaattttatgaaataatgaaagatttagtgtaaaattgtttttaattaaaaaaaaaaactagtaggacccatcccagttttaaaaatataaattttaatattaaaaaactagtgggacctgccgatttaaaaaaaaaaaaatttagtattaaaaaaccagtggaacccacagttattaaaaaaatttaaaatttaatattaaaaaaataaaaatgcctagtttggtaaataattctaaaaatgcatattctaataattaattaaaaaaagcaatatttaaaaaaaaaagccgtCAAAGTAcccctttatttgtttttttctttttttttggttaaattaaaaatgtttgaCTGAATGCAGAATGCAAAAATAGAAAGTGCTACACTGCATTTCACCTCAAGCGCTTTATCGAAGGGGCCACACTTTATTGTTATTggattattaaaataattaaataaaaaagaagaaaaccacaaatgggattttttattaaaaaactaaaaaataattcttaataaaaacaaaaatttaaagagaaaTGTTATATGAGCCGATTTACTTGGCCGAAATCACAGGCCGAATGACATGGTTGCCTATGTGGCaaccatgtcatcaattttctCTCTCCTCGGATTAAAAAAATTCCCAAGCTGAGCCCCTTCTTGGACATAGCGCCTCCATCTCATCTCCGTCCGAAGCTGCTCCTCATCTCCATACTGTGCTTGAATCTCTCGACGAATGTGAGTGTGGAGAGGATCGATACCTCCTCCATCCTCTCCGAGGCTTTGAAGACCGTCGCCAAACTCATCGGCAAGCCGAAAGCTGTATGTTTTCTCTCCatctcttgatttttcttctgtttttgtttttggttgtaGTTTTTTGTCATCTTGAGTTTGAAGGGTGGTACTTAGGTTTGTAGCTTGGACATAACGcctccttcttgttcttcttcgaAGCTTCTCATCTCCGTCTGAAGCCACTCCTCATATCCATACCGCTCCTCATCTCCTCATCTACATACCGTCCGGAAGCTATATGTTTTCTCTCCctctcttgatttttctttaagaGTTGTTAGAATTTTTGGGTTTATTGGcaaactaaatttttttcactgatatttgatttaatatatttacTATTTGCATTCAGTTTGttataaattgatgtttgttatgggaaaatttcaaataaataaattttatttgagaaatgttGTTATGAATGTCTATCCTTGTTGTGGCAGTTTTTGTCATTTGATCAATCAATAAACAAAGTGTTGTAATCCCtgctcaacatcaatttgatgtTATTCATCACAAACTGTAAACTAGAAGATAGTAAAACGATAGAGATTGAAGACAAATGAGGTTCATTTTTAGTTGATCATCTCTATAACATTGCAAGAACtgtaaaatctcaaaattataaGCCTCCAAAGCAACCTCGTTTTCTTCAGTAATTAAACTATGCGAGTGAAACATGAGTACTAAAAATGAAACACAGAAAAGTCCACTTTTAGTTGATCATTTCTACAAAATTGTAGGCAACCCTATGCTTATTTGAGAGACATGGCAGGGCCTCAAACTATCGAGAATTCGTGGCTTCATTACTTTGTCAAAGCATCCCCTGTTATAGCAGTACTCAGTTTTTTTGTTGACATCAAGGTGAGTCCCCAATTGAAACAAGTTCACCATAAGCAGCAGGCTCCCAGGTTCCTCCAAATGACATTGGCATAGACCCCTTCAGCACTACAagataaatacatcaaataaaaTGGTTGACTATTACTATATCAATGACTTGTTTAAGGCATCAATAAAATTCTCCATACACATAAAAGAGTAAAACGAGATGAGATGCCCTGCAACTAGATTTACAGGAAATAcaagaaggatgaaagaaaaaaaaaattcatttagtTTGCCAATAAACCCAAAAATTCtaacaaatcactattcaaATCACACATTCCAAAATTCAAACATTTAGACTCCATaacaacacaaacacacattCATCATATTcaaatcactatttttttttaatgaaacttcATTCGATCCATGAAGACCCCAAAAGTTATAAAAACagcaaaattaatatttccaaCATTTAGTTTACCAATAAACCCAAAAATTCTAACAAATCTTAATTCTAGCCCTTGAATCAATTGCACAAAATCCAACAGCGAAACGCATTTCATATCTTCTgcacaaataatttcatgaattaaaatgaaatgacaAAGCACATCAAAGGGGGAAGAAACCTTCCTAGAAAATTACTTTATTTCCTCCATTCTTTCTCAAACCAAAAATATCTTCAATAATCGTAATCTACAAACCGAAGTACCATCCTTCAATCTCAAGATGACAAAAACTATAACCAAGaacaaaaacagaagaaaaatcaagagagGGAGAGAAAACATACAACTTccggcttaccgatgagtttgGCGATGGTCTTCGAAGCCTTAGAGAAGATGGATGACGTATCGATCCCCTCCACGATCACTTTCGTCGAGAGATTCAAGCATGGTATGGAGATGAGGAGCAGTTTAGAGGAGATGAGGAGCTGCGGCTTCGGTATGGAGATGAGAGGCTTCGGAGATGAGATGAGCGGCGGCTTCAGTATGGAGAGGAGAGGCTTCGGAGAGGAGCTGAGGAGCGGCTTCAGACGGAGATGAGAAgcttcaaagaagaagaaggagaaggcgCTATCTCCAAGAAGGGCCCaacttgagaatttttttttcaaaccgaGGAGATAAAGGAGGAGGCATTATGTCCaagttgggaatttttttttaatcattcgGCCTGTTATTTCGGCCAAGTAAATCGGcttatatagcattactcaaatTTAAAACAACTCAAAATGACTTGAAACAACCAAAGGTGTATACTTAATTCATTTATCTATCAAATCAAATTGTCTTCACTAAACTGGTATTAGTGAAAATGGTgtcataagaaaaattattatttttcatttatttttattaaattataaattacatgATAAGAAATTATGGGTTGATaatcatataaaattaatatagtttaatattatcataaatcaattaaacaagATTAGTcttatattttagaaaattaattaaggtttttatgaatataattatgtggataaaataataataaataaaaagttaaaatataatttaaaaaaagggaaaattactgttcacccctcgtaattttcaaaacttcccaaaaaccccctcttACTTATACACACctcggacagcccttccgttagtgtttaacttcccttttacccctaccgttcacttcaaatgggtccatgttgtgaaattccatttttgcccttgaaaatggtggaaaaaaagcgccaaatcacatcatgtccaaccttttcaagggctttctgcttggtttctgatagacaatgcctagaagttgcattacatcttgtgcttctcctcatttctcctcatttggtttgttcgacttcagttctGTCAGTTTCGTAATACgttgagaatctcttcgttgctatcattttgaccattctgcgggtgtttattatggagggtttttgtggtaatgatagatgtaaatctgtttcaggaaacgagtctgggtgaagtttatcatatccgaaatatataaatcggtttctccaacagaaaatgaagttgatttccatcggattgggtaagtgcactccatcttcaaatgagctgtagtcgatcttgttgtcgagacagacgatgtgccattgtcgaatcctactgaaaacgagttcatttcgttgtaaagttcttctcgtttatggtagttcttctcgtttatggttatttagttgtatattttaaatattgtttaactctttgctattatctgtttaaatatattacaaatttgtttaataattgtcgtctccgtttaaatttatctttacctatttaactattcatattaatgtgtaaattctcaaagtctctgcgtaaaatattgatctttttcgtttgaactgaagtgttggcaggtggcaggtggcaggtggcaaggtggcaaggttatggtatctcgtgcataagaattaatgacggcattaattcttgtgcacagTAACATAAATATCAGAACACCCGTTTGTTGTGATCAGTCAATctcggtccactgtgcgtttcACTTTTTCTCGAATATGAAGCGTtaacctgcttgtggacttcacaccataaatgacaaggaagaacccttcccatggacaaccactcctcgtcgtcctcatcctcctcctcatctgcttcttgtgtatgatattcgctggagtcagacaAAAATtcgaagatcaactctatcttaaaggatgtctcatgatcctcctcatcttgggaatcaatcagccgtaatcacgcaacaagttaaactatcttttcttgcccaagtcaagattcccgcataattgcctgaatacAGAGGATTCCCCAGCGGTGGATGATGGGCAAgaaattaagcgggcatttcgacttgggtaagaaaagaaagttttcacttattgcgtgattgcggaggattctctagaggaggaagatcatgaaacattctttaagacggagttgatatttatcacttaagaattgttcttaccgtttaagaacctttcgtcagtgtacaaatattactttctgtgtttaactatcatgatcttcgcttaagtcagaccatgacacattaattaatagacgtttttataaatgtgtttggttaaccttttttaatgtgttgTGTTCTAcattgtgcaggttcaagttaatgcgcatgttatgtaaccgccgtgagcattcgaatgtatagatacttggtgagtcaaaccgaaatcttaatagacgaacgagggtcgactcgcgagtgtccaaggtccgagaagacgttgtaaatgttgtaaatgttttattttaaatgaaacaagcttatttgagtgtgaacttctgatatttaatcagattcttcattgtaaacgtttaaattttttaaacaaacaaacttatttgagtgtcaacttgtgataacttgtgaaatttaaatagagacacagtaaaaacaatttgagaaacaaaaaacggcattgtaaacaaaacaaaaagttaaacaataatcgatttactctttaaacaatgacaaccgtgtttaagcaaatacataaagatgtttaaacagtgacccaggaggtatcCATCTTCAACgcaatgtcagtgaaagcatttaatttaaacaataacatatattttaaaacagttaaatcactatatttaaacggtttacatattatttaaatgatatagaatttatttaaacagttaaccgttattttaaacactatatgtatcggtttaaacataaaaagcttgacgtttaaacagagactcatgataaggtgagaactttcattcgagcgatgacaatatggcttcctcgcgacagtgacatatattttcttttttgcccgtgggatggagggaaaaatactgcccaatcacatcacgtgtagtctaacctctatgcatacaactgtacacttttttgtttgcctttctgattgttgtttgttctttacatcttcttcttcttcttcttcttcttcttcttctttttgttcttcttttcatttggtttgtacgatttggttttcggccgatatattatggagagtttttgtggtattgctagatacaacggggagggaagagtgctaatattcacggctcagacttcttgggagttggtgttagctgagatatgtgagcgatggggcctcgaagtttcccttgttAGGgtaaagtttatcacacccgatggatataaaacggtttgtccaatagaaaacgatgttgacttccagcggatgtgtcacgtgcactccatcttcaaatgcgctgcagttgatcttgttgtcgagacagataatatgccattgtcgaatcctaatgaaaacgagttttactcattgtaagttccttctcttttatttgatccagttgtataggttcattattgtttaagtatgttagacactggttaaaatcttgtactattcatttaagttaattgttcattgtctaactatttaatttaacgtttacatatttactttatcacttaaacagtctattctctgcttaacatattgatcttttcatttaactaaagtgttggcaggaattcagattctgcgagcgctcccgttcaaccccatggtgaccctgacggtgtgggatgtcttccttcctcgtcagatcattctgaagtactgtcgttggatatcggacaacgttttgacggtgttgaacatttcagggacgtacttcaaaattttgcaatcaaacggaattttgacttcaaattcataaagaacgaaaaacatcgggtgactgtggaatgcgctaccgatggttgtcattggcgccttcatgcatcaaaagagtataataaaaatactttcaaaatcaagacaatcaactcATCACACGCATGCGGGGGtggaataggttcggcgtcacatccgaaagtgtccaaaaaatgggtaagcgcacgagtgattcagaagctcaaggaccggcccttgtacaaggccatcaacattcagaaggacatgttgcgggaacatggtgtccacataccatacaagcaggcttggttgggaaaagagcatgcccgggtggtcctcgacagcagtgacatctccagctatgacttgttgctttggtatgtggataaggtggctgagacaaaccccggcagcgttgcgatcgtggaaagagacggtgattattttaaacgtgcattcttttttttcaacgcgtgtattatgggattcaagagggttTACAGGCCGCTGctatttctcgatggtacccacctccttggaaagtatcggggtacactactgggtgccacagggaaagatagaaacaatggttttttccacgtcgcttTCGGTacagtcgacaacgagaccgacgccaattggacttggttcatatccaagttaggcgatgctttatacgaggaaggagattataatgagataattaccttcgtgtcgaacaggtccaagggccttgtgaatgcAATTGTGAGAGTCTTCctttcttcgccacatgcatactgtcttcgacatttggaggccaattttatgaaagccaatatcagacttgggaaggcattgagggaggagtgctggtctatatgctttcgcattgcgtgggcatccacggctaaagaattcgatgataccgtgaatgaactgcaggccacatcactcgaagcccatcactggttgattaataaatcggatatggcacattggtcgaattatctgttctgaggtgatcgttggggtgagatgtattcaaatgtcgcggagtcgttcaatgcttggatcaaagaagctcgtcatttaccggtgacgaaaatgttcgactccataaggtctgtgaatgttgatttacacttaacatttagtgtttcCCTTTAAACAtttccatatttgtttaattaaaattgtttgactttaaatattaatttaatcgtttaaatatttaccctaatatttaaacaagtttactaattatttaaccatcactgtctttgtttaaccttatttgccaggttcaagttgatgcgcatgttatgtaaccggcgtgagcaagcgaacaaatgggagacctacttatgcccagacatacattcgaaggtcgatgatcgttgtgtcgatgatcgttatgaagtgatcgaccagtgcaggAACTATGTAGATCTTGTCAGCAGAACTTGTTTATGTCGAATGTGGCAAGTTTATgctatcccttgcaaacacgcttgcgctgcaataatgcagacagacaccaacgttcatcgatttattagcggttacttcaccgtcgacaattacaaactggcgtataagtaagctatattccccatacccgacgatgacaagccttcagacggaaatcgtgagcttcgtttgcgaccgcctgtgacgagaataCAGCCTGGGCGTCccagacgaaagaggatcgagtcgcaaacgtttgatgtccgcgagttacattgcagccgctgccatggatccggtcacaatcgtagatcttgcaatgaaactgtcgccgactaggcattgtaaataagctgacttctaaagagaaacaatctgaattgagtggcaacttttcatatttaaactcttattctttacagtgttatcatttatttaaacagagacagtgttattttaaacagagaaactgtaattttaaatatttcgaactgatatttaaacgatagatggtaaatttaaacaattaaactgaaatgtaaacaatgacactgtaaattaaacaatgaaatgaaactgaacggaatttaacctgctttacaattgaaaacaaacaaaatttacattgacatatacaagtcatgttcttcgaaaacaaaaacaatgaattgaatttgtcctggtttacattcgaaaacaaaattgacattgacatatacaattcctgttcttcaaaaacaaaatttaacctgcttttgattacccccctttctcatggaagctggctgccctcccctccttaagtatgcgggaaacatacattaatctcaggtaaggaacgtctgtctgcggtagccgtagcttctcaccccaaagtaattgctcgataaaccgcatgacatagacggcgcaatcgacgtttccttgtttttggcgtgagGTTTTCATGTCGtgaacgagtgggtactttgcggtcgccgactcgccgaactccatatcgacacaattgtcgaatagattccgctgtcgagatatgcaagttgagattaaaatactgattaaataacaaacactattaatcagacataatta belongs to Dioscorea cayenensis subsp. rotundata cultivar TDr96_F1 chromosome 17, TDr96_F1_v2_PseudoChromosome.rev07_lg8_w22 25.fasta, whole genome shotgun sequence and includes:
- the LOC120281342 gene encoding uncharacterized protein LOC120281342, with translation MDKIITELKNMDKDEEKHTAFLTEILFQLGSLRISVLNIKSQKESLSVSGSGSAHPLSRSGESYNEAMEFFLIEEIRKYVKLKPNRLGKQNFMGANSTFTSIGHACFSMKEELEEYMDYDVGDFCKDDWKVAQKLMVHGCDPLPRRRCFARAPKLYTKPSPINESIWKLPEDHNVRWSHYRCKNFACLARNATGKGFFKCSDCFNLTHHEKPRWMQVIYFDPSSNSTPDFLIEDVLKIKPGEIRIGLDFSAGTGTFAARMREFNVSIVTATINLGAPFSEMIALRGLLPLYLTINQRLPFFDNTLDIIHSTRFLDGWIDFILLDFVLYDWDRVLRPGGLLWIDSFFCAKDDLEDYLEAFRMLRYKKHKWVVVPKVDKDESEVFFSAVLEKPPRPF
- the LOC120281055 gene encoding uncharacterized protein LOC120281055; its protein translation is CLLLYLLGLKKKFSSWALLGDSAFSFFFFEASHLRLKPLLSSSPKPLLSILKPPLISSPKPLISIPKPQLLISSKLLLISIPCLNLSTKVIVEGIDTSSIFSKASKTIAKLIVLKGSMPMSFGGTWEPAAYGELVSIGDSP